The Deltaproteobacteria bacterium genome includes the window TATTATGCTCGTCCTTAAAAACCGAATCATCGAACTGTGGAAATTCTTTACCATGGATAAAGAAAAGGCAAGTCCAACCGTTTTTGGATATATCCCTTGCAACATCTATAAACCTATCCAGATGCCATCTCTGGGATGGGTAATATGCACCCGGATGGATGGCAACCAATCTCTTGTTACTGTGAATTGATTGCAAGAAAGAACTTGCCTCTTTTTTTTCATCAGGTGTGAGCAGTATTAAAGGGTTATTAAAATTATCTGGTTTAATACCCATCTTTAATAATAATTCCATCATCATTTCTGTGAATGATTTTTCAGGACTATATTCAGGACAGTCCATGGGAAAAAGTATCTGTCTTCCTGCCCATTCAATGCCTATCCTGTATTTTGCGCCTGATAAAATGGTCATGAGCGCTGGTTTTAACTCGTATGTCATGAATGGGTCTATTGCAAGGTCAAACCTTTCATGCCGCATCTCTCTGATATAGGATGCAAAATCATGGTATATCATTACCCTGTCTACATAAGGGTTGTTAAGTAAGATGTCTTTGTTTGTAACAGAGGCAAGGACTGTAAGGGATGTATAGGGGAATGCCTTTTTTAATAATCTGATAGCAGGAAGCGACAAGACCATGTCTCCAACCCTGTCATGTCTTAGAAAAAGGATATTTCTTATGTCTATAATATTAAGTCTTTTTTTTGGTATCAGGATAGAAAGAGGTTTTAAGAGTAGAAACCTTGCATTTAAATAAATTGTTTTTAATGTTTCTTTTTTGTAAATCTTTTTCAGGATCTCTCTAATTTGCATTCAATATCTCCAGATATAACCTCTCTGTCTTTTCTATATTGTTTCTGATAGAGAAATCTCTTTCTACAATATGTCTTCCTGCAATGCCAATTTCCTGTCTTTTTTCAGAATTATTTAAGATATTCAAGATTGCTGATGACAGTGCTTTTTCATCTTTAGGTGGCACGACAAGACCATTGATGCCATCTGTAATTGTTTCTCTGGCACCTCCAACATCTGTGGCTATAACAGGCTTACCTGCTGCCATTGCCTCAAGGATGACCCTTGAGAGTCCTTCTGCGAATGATGATGATGATACCAATATATCAACCCCATTTAATATTCCAAGGGTATCTTTTCTATAGCCGGTAAAGGAGAAATAATTGTTCAACCTATAAGTCTCTATCAAATCCATTATATATTCTTTATATTTCTTATCCGCCTCTCCTACTAGCAATACCCTTATATCTCTTCTTGCTTCTACTACTTTGGACATTGCCTTTATCAGATATTCCTGTCCTTTCATCTCCTCTATCCTTCCAATACATCCTATAACTATTGAACCTGTATCTATCTTGAATTCATCCCTTATGTTTGTTATGGGAAATCTATCAAACTCTTCCACACTAATGCCGTTATGGATTGTTACAAGTTTGTTTGTGGATTTTAGCCAATAAAATCTGTTTTCAAGTGCCTTTGCAACAAGGATAAACCTTGTAGATAAGAGGGATAGGAATCTATCCATGAACATGCTGCTGCTTACCCGTATATGCCATATTAAAGGGATGCGATAAAATAAGGCTGCAATGCCTGCATAAAATGTATCTGCAACAGCATCTGTATGGACAATGGCAATATTTTTCTCTTTAAACAGCCTTAATAGTTTGATTATAAATACAATGCTCAAGTGTCTGAATCGTTTGGAAGGAATTACCATTGTTTCTATGCCAATCTCTTTAAGACTGTCAACCAACTCCCCTTCGTCAGGGCATACAACAATTGGATTAAAGATATTTTTATTTAATCCGGCAACAAGATAATAGAGGCTTCGCTGCCCGCCTCCTTTCATCCCTCCGAAACTGGAAAAGTAGAGTATATTGAATCTTCTGTTGTTTGTTTTATACATCCAACTATCTATTCCGCATCAGAAGGTTTTTGCTGGTTTATGGATATTATCCACCTATAAGCGACATTGTTCTGGAGCATTTTTTAAATATATTGTCGTTTATATAATGTCTTTCAGGCTTTTTTTTGACTGCATGGAACAGGATGTCTTCTATTTCTTTGTCTGCCGCACCTCTTCTAATGACATCCTTAACATCTGTCTCGTCATCAGAAAACAGGCATGTCCGCAGTTTACCGTCTGCTGTAAGGCGAAGCCTATTGCATGAACCGCAGAAATGGTCTGATACAGGGCTTATAAAACCTATTTCTCCGATTCCGTCTGAAAACCTATACCTTCTTGCAGGACCTGTCCTTTTTTCAGGAGTTTCAAGAGGTATCAGTTTTTGATATCTTTCTATAATATCTTTTATTTCCATTGTCGTCATACACTTATCCCTCTGCCAGCCTGCCTCTACCTCAAAAGGCATATATTCAATATACCTTATATGATATGGCATCTTTTTTGTCAGCATTGCAAAATCCATTATCTCATCTTCATTAAACCCTTTTATAACAACCATATTTACCTTTATCGGATTTAAACCAACCCTAAAAGATTCCTCTAATCCTAGCAAGACCTCTTCCAGATTATCAGCCCGTGTGATACTTTTAAACCTCTCCATTTTTAATGAATCCAGACTAACATTAACCCTGCCGAGTCCTGCGTTTTTTAGCGCCATTGCATATTCTTTCAACAAAACACCGTTTGTTGTAAGACTTAAATCCTCAACCCCAATATCAGATATATTCTTTATAAAATCAACAACCCCTTTTCTAACAAGTGGTTCACCGCCTGTAAGCCTTATCCTTGTTACACCATGTGACACGCATATCTTTATTATCCTCAAGAGTTCCTCATACCTTAAGATGCTTTCATGGTGTGCAAGTTGAATGCCGTCAGAAGGCATGCAGTAAACACATCTTAGGTTACAGCGGTCTGTAATAGATATCCTCAGATAGTCTATAGAACGGTTGTATGAATCAATTAGTTGCGGCATATCTTACTGCCTTTCAGGTGTTTCCGAATCATAATCTGTAAACCTTTGCAATTTACCACCTCCGCTGCCGCTGTCTTCCTCAAAAAATCTTGAAGAGCGAGAGGTAACTGATGTATTTTCTACTGCAAACTCTGTTGGTGCTGTCCCTTGTTTAAATGCCTCAAAGATGATTTTGTCTGAAGCCTGCCCCTGAATGGTTCTATCAGGGGATTGGGAGGCAAGTTTTCCTGTCATGGCATCTATCTTTGCAAATACAATCCCTTCTGGTATGGCAAAGTTTTTTACAGGTGTCCTTTCCACTGCCTTCTGCATAAAATAAAGCCATATAGGAAGTGCGGCCCTGGCACCTGTTTCAGCATGACCAAGAGGTCTTTCATCATCATAACCTATCCATGCACCTGCAGCAAGGTCAGGTGTATATCCTATAAACCATGCATCATTTAGATTATTTGTTGTGCCTGTCTTTCCTGCCGCAGGTCTTCCCAGTGCCTTTGCCCTCTGTCCTGTGCCTTCCTGTATAACGGCTTGCAGGAGATTGGTCATTATAAATGCAGTTTCAGTACTTATAACATCCTCTGTCAGTGTTGTATTTTCCTCAATAATATTACCTGCCTTATCAGTTATCTTTTTAATAAAGAATGGTTCAACCCTTTTCCCCTGGTTCGCAAACACAGCAAAGGCATTGGTTAGTTCCATTAAGGATACACCTGATGAACCAAGGGCAATGGATAAATTCCTTGCAAGCGGCGACATTATACCCAGTCTGCGGGCATAATCAATTGCATAGCCAACCCCTATATCTTGTAATATCTTGATTGATACAACATTTCTTGAATGTGTCAAGGCGCTCCTAAATGTTATTGGCCCGTAAAATTTCTGGTCAAAGTTCTGCGGTCTCCAATCCTCTTCACCCTTTATGGTCTCTTCAAATACGATAGGGGAGTCCATTATCACAGATGCAGGTGTCCATCCTTTGTCAATTGCTCCTGCGTATATGATTGGCTTAAATGCTGAGCCGGGCTGTCTTCTGGATTGGATGACTCTATTGAATTGTGTTTTGGAAAAGTCTGAACCGCCTACTAATGCCCTGATATAACCTGTAGATGGTTCAATCGCAACAATGGATGCCTGTGCAATCGGTTCCTGCTCAAGGGTAAGGATTATAGTCCCTTTTTCTTTTTCTGGCAGTTCTTTGATATTGACAAGGAGTATGTCCCCTTTTTTGATAATCTGGTTTATATCTTTAAGATGTTTTCCTGCATCAGGGTCATTTGTAGGATTATAGAGTTTTGCCCACTGTATATCATCAAATCTTATTTCTCCCTTTCTGTTGCCAAGCATTACTGTTACAACCTTTGTCTGTGGATTTACTGCTGTTACTACACAGCGGTATATCTTGCTTGTCTCAAGCGGTTTTTTTATAATCTCTCCATCTACCTCTTCAATAAATTTAGTCATCTCATCTTTGCTGGAAAGATGTCCTAATGGTCCTCTGTAGCCATGCCTTCTGTCATATTCCTTTAATCCGTTTGCAACAGCAAGGTTAGCTGCCTTTTGGAGTTCTACATTTAATGTAGTATATATCTTAAGTCCACCCCTGTAGAGTAAATCCTCGCCATATTTATCTTCTACATAACGGCGGACATGCTCTGTAAAATAATGTCCAACCCACAAACTTTTAACCTCTTTTGGTTTTAGTTTGATGCCGTATTTAATGGACCTTTCAGCATCTTCCCTTTTTATAAAACCCGCCTCTTCCATCCTTTTTATTACATAATGCTGACGCTCTTTTGCTGTTTGTGGATTATAATATGGTGAATATCTGCTTGGCGCCTTTGGAAGACCTGCCAGAAGGGCTGCCTCTGCAATATTTATTTCTTTTGCATCTTTTCCAAAATATGTTTCAGATGCTGCCTGCACACCATAGGCGCCGTTTCCCAGATATATCTGATTGAGATACAGGTGCAGAATCTCTTCTTTAGAAAGATTCCTTTCTATGCGGTGGGCAAGGATCATCTCCCTTATCTTTCTTGATATGCTCCTTTCAGGGGTAAGAAAAAAGGATTTTGCAACCTGCTGGGTTATTGTGCTTCCACCCTGCACAATCTTTCCTGCAAACAGATTCTTATAAAATGCCCGCATGATGCTCATATAGTCAATGCCTTCATGTTTAAAAAAGCGGGCATCCTCCGCAGCAAGAAATGCATTTATCAAATGCCTTGGCATACTTGAAATGGGGATGACGATCCTCCTTTCTGTGTAAAACTCTCCTATAATCTGTCCGTCATCTGAGTAAACCTTTGTTATGATATTCGGGTTGTACTCTTCAAGTGTTTTTAATGAGGGTAGACCATTTGCAAAATATGAATAAACACCGTATGAGACAGCAGCAGCACTGATTATGATGAGAGACATTATTAAAAAAAAGACCTTTAAAAATCTTTTCACTATAGACCCCTTGTTCAAGACAATTTAGAAATTATCATAACAAAAAGGAACTGCAATAGCAAGCAATACCCTGCCGCCCTGCTGTCGTAGATTGTGGAATACATTTTGGTCTTTTTAACCCTGTTGTCTTTTTAACCCTTGACATTAGTTGCTGCGGTGGTAATATAAAATCTCATTTTTTTTTAAGAGGAGGACATCATGGCAGGTCTTAATAAGGTTATGTTAATAGGAAGGCTTGGGGCTGACCCGGAAGTAAAATATTCACCCGGTGGCACAGCAGTTACAACCTTTAAAATTGCTACTTCTGAAAGATGGAAAGGCAAAGATGGGAATTTGCAAGAAAGGACCGAGTGGCACAGGATTGTTACATTTGGCAAGACAGCAGAGATATGCGGCGAATATCTGGTAAAGGGTAAACAGATATATATTGAGGGAAGGCTGCAAACCAGAAGTTGGGAGGATAAGGATGGCAATAAAAGATGGACAACAGAAATAATTGCAAATACAATGCAGATGCTAGGTAGTCCTCCTAATGAACAGGCAAAAGGACAGGCAATAGGACAGGCAATAGAGGAAGTTGGTTTTTCACAGGATAACAATACACCTATAGACGATGTTCCTTTTTAATCCAGAAAATAATAGGTTGAGAAAAATACTGTGTCAAGAAAAATTCTGACTATTTTTTTGTATCAACCTGATGCCTGTTTAATAACCACTTTTTAAATTCAGGGAAAACTCGTTGCAATTCTATTTTAAGCCATACCCTTTCCTCGTCTGAGGCATTATTCCAAAAATCATCAAGCCATTCCTTTA containing:
- a CDS encoding glycosyltransferase family 9 protein; the encoded protein is MQIREILKKIYKKETLKTIYLNARFLLLKPLSILIPKKRLNIIDIRNILFLRHDRVGDMVLSLPAIRLLKKAFPYTSLTVLASVTNKDILLNNPYVDRVMIYHDFASYIREMRHERFDLAIDPFMTYELKPALMTILSGAKYRIGIEWAGRQILFPMDCPEYSPEKSFTEMMMELLLKMGIKPDNFNNPLILLTPDEKKEASSFLQSIHSNKRLVAIHPGAYYPSQRWHLDRFIDVARDISKNGWTCLFFIHGKEFPQFDDSVFKDEHNIHIIKQIPLRKFISILSLCELLVCNNSGPLHIAAELKIKTVSVMGPTVPAVWWPKGKGHIVIRKDYPCSPCNKAICEDHKCMNDISVEEVLEKVYQFLAGKTLPTNYSEGNK
- the moaA gene encoding GTP 3',8-cyclase MoaA, whose product is MPQLIDSYNRSIDYLRISITDRCNLRCVYCMPSDGIQLAHHESILRYEELLRIIKICVSHGVTRIRLTGGEPLVRKGVVDFIKNISDIGVEDLSLTTNGVLLKEYAMALKNAGLGRVNVSLDSLKMERFKSITRADNLEEVLLGLEESFRVGLNPIKVNMVVIKGFNEDEIMDFAMLTKKMPYHIRYIEYMPFEVEAGWQRDKCMTTMEIKDIIERYQKLIPLETPEKRTGPARRYRFSDGIGEIGFISPVSDHFCGSCNRLRLTADGKLRTCLFSDDETDVKDVIRRGAADKEIEDILFHAVKKKPERHYINDNIFKKCSRTMSLIGG
- a CDS encoding glycosyltransferase family 4 protein, with the translated sequence MYKTNNRRFNILYFSSFGGMKGGGQRSLYYLVAGLNKNIFNPIVVCPDEGELVDSLKEIGIETMVIPSKRFRHLSIVFIIKLLRLFKEKNIAIVHTDAVADTFYAGIAALFYRIPLIWHIRVSSSMFMDRFLSLLSTRFILVAKALENRFYWLKSTNKLVTIHNGISVEEFDRFPITNIRDEFKIDTGSIVIGCIGRIEEMKGQEYLIKAMSKVVEARRDIRVLLVGEADKKYKEYIMDLIETYRLNNYFSFTGYRKDTLGILNGVDILVSSSSFAEGLSRVILEAMAAGKPVIATDVGGARETITDGINGLVVPPKDEKALSSAILNILNNSEKRQEIGIAGRHIVERDFSIRNNIEKTERLYLEILNAN
- a CDS encoding PBP1A family penicillin-binding protein — protein: MSLIIISAAAVSYGVYSYFANGLPSLKTLEEYNPNIITKVYSDDGQIIGEFYTERRIVIPISSMPRHLINAFLAAEDARFFKHEGIDYMSIMRAFYKNLFAGKIVQGGSTITQQVAKSFFLTPERSISRKIREMILAHRIERNLSKEEILHLYLNQIYLGNGAYGVQAASETYFGKDAKEINIAEAALLAGLPKAPSRYSPYYNPQTAKERQHYVIKRMEEAGFIKREDAERSIKYGIKLKPKEVKSLWVGHYFTEHVRRYVEDKYGEDLLYRGGLKIYTTLNVELQKAANLAVANGLKEYDRRHGYRGPLGHLSSKDEMTKFIEEVDGEIIKKPLETSKIYRCVVTAVNPQTKVVTVMLGNRKGEIRFDDIQWAKLYNPTNDPDAGKHLKDINQIIKKGDILLVNIKELPEKEKGTIILTLEQEPIAQASIVAIEPSTGYIRALVGGSDFSKTQFNRVIQSRRQPGSAFKPIIYAGAIDKGWTPASVIMDSPIVFEETIKGEEDWRPQNFDQKFYGPITFRSALTHSRNVVSIKILQDIGVGYAIDYARRLGIMSPLARNLSIALGSSGVSLMELTNAFAVFANQGKRVEPFFIKKITDKAGNIIEENTTLTEDVISTETAFIMTNLLQAVIQEGTGQRAKALGRPAAGKTGTTNNLNDAWFIGYTPDLAAGAWIGYDDERPLGHAETGARAALPIWLYFMQKAVERTPVKNFAIPEGIVFAKIDAMTGKLASQSPDRTIQGQASDKIIFEAFKQGTAPTEFAVENTSVTSRSSRFFEEDSGSGGGKLQRFTDYDSETPERQ
- a CDS encoding single-stranded DNA-binding protein, translating into MAGLNKVMLIGRLGADPEVKYSPGGTAVTTFKIATSERWKGKDGNLQERTEWHRIVTFGKTAEICGEYLVKGKQIYIEGRLQTRSWEDKDGNKRWTTEIIANTMQMLGSPPNEQAKGQAIGQAIEEVGFSQDNNTPIDDVPF